In a genomic window of Glycine max cultivar Williams 82 chromosome 13, Glycine_max_v4.0, whole genome shotgun sequence:
- the LOC100305460 gene encoding disulfide isomerase-like protein isoform 1 precursor (isoform 1 precursor is encoded by transcript variant 1) codes for MKPTLRFIVFLLTLLLVLRFNVATEVKDELEELLAVDEEVEREAEKGGEKLSEAEVLSKAQRIVIELKNENTERVVNGNEFVLVLGYAPWCPRSAELMPHFAEAATSLKELGSPLIMAKLDADRYPKPASFLGVKGFPTLLLFVNGTSQPYSGGFTADDIVIWAQKKTSTPVIRISSVAEAEKFLTKYQTFLIGRFENFEGPDYEEFVSAAKSDNEIQFVETSQVELAQVLYPDIKPTDRFLGIVKSEPERYSAYDGAFILNKILEFVDYNKFPLVTKLTEMNSVRVYSSPIKLQVLVFANIDDFKNLLDTLQDVAKTFKSKIMFIYVDINDENLAKPFLTLFGLEESKNTVVGAFDNSMSSKYLLESKPTQINIEEFCNNLMQGSLSPYFKSQPIPDNTEASVRAIVGKTFDDEILSSKKDVLLEVFTPWCMNCEATSKQVEKLAKHYKGSSNLIFARTDASANEHPKLQVNDYPTLLFYRADDKANPIKLSTKSSLKELAASINKYLKVKNQVLKDEL; via the exons ATGAAACCCACTTTAAGATTCATCGTTTTCCTCCTCACCCTTCTCCTGGTACTGAGGTTTAACGTTGCCACAGAGGTTAAGGATGAGTTGGAGGAATTGTTAGCAGTGGACGAGGAAGTAGAACGGGAAGCCGAAAAGGGTGGCGAGAAATTATCCGAAGCAGAGGTTTTGAGCAAAGCCCAAAGGATCGTAATTGAGCTCAAGAACGAGAACACAGAGAGGGTTGTGAATGGGAACGAGTTTGTTCTTGTTCTGGGGTATGCACCTTGGTGTCCAAGGAGTGCTGAGCTAATGCCCCATTTTGCAGAGGCTGCAACTTCTCTCAAGGAATTGGGAAGCCCTCTTATTATGGCCAAACTTGATGCTGACAGGTATCCCAAGCCAGCTTCTTTCCTTGGTGTCAAAGGCTTCCCCACTTTGCTTCTCTTTGTCAATGGCACCTCTCAGCCCTACTCTGGCGGTTTCACAGC AGATGATATAGTGATATGGGCACAAAAAAAGACTAGTACTCCTGTCATTCGGATAAGTTCAGTGGCAGAAGCAGAAAAGTTTCTGACAAAGTATCAAACATTTCTTATTGGTCGGTTTGAAAATTTTGAG GGACCTGATTATGAAGAATTTGTGAGTGCTGCAAAGTCTGATAATGAAATCCAGTTTGTGGAAACGAGTCAGGTAGAGCTTGCTCAAGTTCTTTATCCAGATATCAAGCCTACCGATCGTTTTCTTGGAATTGTTAAGAGTGAACCCGAAAGATACAGTGCTTATG ATGGAGCTTTCATACTGAATAAAATACTGGAATTTGTAGACTACAACAAGTTTCCATTAGTTACAAAGCTGACTGAAATGAATTCTGTCAGAGTCTACTCCAGTCCCATCAAGCTTCAG gTTTTAGTCTTTGCAAACATTGATGACTTCAAGAATcttcttgatactcttcaagatgtTGCAAAAACATTCAAGTCAAAG ATAATGTTTATATATGTGGATATTAATGACGAGAACCTTGCAAAGCCCTTCTTAACATTGTTTGGTCTTGAGGAATCAAAAAATACTGTG GTAGGCGCGTTTGATAATTCAATGAGCTCAAAATATTTGTTGGAGTCAAAACCAACACAAATCAATATTGAA GAGTTCTGCAATAATCTCATGCAAGGTTCTTTGTCGCCATACTTCAAGTCACAGCCAATTCCAGATAAC ACAGAAGCAAGTGTTCGTGCTATTGTCGGGAAAACATTTGATGATGAAATCTTGAGCAGCAAGAAGGATGTGCTCTTGGAG GTATTTACGCCTTGGTGTATGAACTGTGAGGCCACAAGCAAGCAAGTAGAGAAGTTGGCAAAGCACTACAAAGGATCAAGTAATCTAATATTTGCAAGGACAGATGCTTCAGCAAATGAACATCCAAAACTGCAA GTGAATGACTACCCCACGCTTCTATTTTACAGAGCAGATGATAAGGCAAACCCG aTCAAACTTTCTACAAAATCTAGTTTGAAAGAGTTGGCTGCATCCATCAACAAATATCTAAAAGTCAAGAATCAAGTACTCAAAGATGAGTTATAG
- the LOC100305460 gene encoding disulfide isomerase-like protein isoform 2 precursor (isoform 2 precursor is encoded by transcript variant 2), translated as MKPTLRFIVFLLTLLLVLRFNVATEVKDELEELLAVDEEVEREAEKGGEKLSEAEVLSKAQRIVIELKNENTERVVNGNEFVLVLGYAPWCPRSAELMPHFAEAATSLKELGSPLIMAKLDADRYPKPASFLGVKGFPTLLLFVNGTSQPYSGGFTADDIVIWAQKKTSTPVIRISSVAEAEKFLTKYQTFLIGRFENFEGPDYEEFVSAAKSDNEIQFVETSQVELAQVLYPDIKPTDRFLGIVKSEPERYSAYDGAFILNKILEFVDYNKFPLVTKLTEMNSVRVYSSPIKLQVLVFANIDDFKNLLDTLQDVAKTFKSKIMFIYVDINDENLAKPFLTLFGLEESKNTVEFCNNLMQGSLSPYFKSQPIPDNTEASVRAIVGKTFDDEILSSKKDVLLEVFTPWCMNCEATSKQVEKLAKHYKGSSNLIFARTDASANEHPKLQVNDYPTLLFYRADDKANPIKLSTKSSLKELAASINKYLKVKNQVLKDEL; from the exons ATGAAACCCACTTTAAGATTCATCGTTTTCCTCCTCACCCTTCTCCTGGTACTGAGGTTTAACGTTGCCACAGAGGTTAAGGATGAGTTGGAGGAATTGTTAGCAGTGGACGAGGAAGTAGAACGGGAAGCCGAAAAGGGTGGCGAGAAATTATCCGAAGCAGAGGTTTTGAGCAAAGCCCAAAGGATCGTAATTGAGCTCAAGAACGAGAACACAGAGAGGGTTGTGAATGGGAACGAGTTTGTTCTTGTTCTGGGGTATGCACCTTGGTGTCCAAGGAGTGCTGAGCTAATGCCCCATTTTGCAGAGGCTGCAACTTCTCTCAAGGAATTGGGAAGCCCTCTTATTATGGCCAAACTTGATGCTGACAGGTATCCCAAGCCAGCTTCTTTCCTTGGTGTCAAAGGCTTCCCCACTTTGCTTCTCTTTGTCAATGGCACCTCTCAGCCCTACTCTGGCGGTTTCACAGC AGATGATATAGTGATATGGGCACAAAAAAAGACTAGTACTCCTGTCATTCGGATAAGTTCAGTGGCAGAAGCAGAAAAGTTTCTGACAAAGTATCAAACATTTCTTATTGGTCGGTTTGAAAATTTTGAG GGACCTGATTATGAAGAATTTGTGAGTGCTGCAAAGTCTGATAATGAAATCCAGTTTGTGGAAACGAGTCAGGTAGAGCTTGCTCAAGTTCTTTATCCAGATATCAAGCCTACCGATCGTTTTCTTGGAATTGTTAAGAGTGAACCCGAAAGATACAGTGCTTATG ATGGAGCTTTCATACTGAATAAAATACTGGAATTTGTAGACTACAACAAGTTTCCATTAGTTACAAAGCTGACTGAAATGAATTCTGTCAGAGTCTACTCCAGTCCCATCAAGCTTCAG gTTTTAGTCTTTGCAAACATTGATGACTTCAAGAATcttcttgatactcttcaagatgtTGCAAAAACATTCAAGTCAAAG ATAATGTTTATATATGTGGATATTAATGACGAGAACCTTGCAAAGCCCTTCTTAACATTGTTTGGTCTTGAGGAATCAAAAAATACTGTG GAGTTCTGCAATAATCTCATGCAAGGTTCTTTGTCGCCATACTTCAAGTCACAGCCAATTCCAGATAAC ACAGAAGCAAGTGTTCGTGCTATTGTCGGGAAAACATTTGATGATGAAATCTTGAGCAGCAAGAAGGATGTGCTCTTGGAG GTATTTACGCCTTGGTGTATGAACTGTGAGGCCACAAGCAAGCAAGTAGAGAAGTTGGCAAAGCACTACAAAGGATCAAGTAATCTAATATTTGCAAGGACAGATGCTTCAGCAAATGAACATCCAAAACTGCAA GTGAATGACTACCCCACGCTTCTATTTTACAGAGCAGATGATAAGGCAAACCCG aTCAAACTTTCTACAAAATCTAGTTTGAAAGAGTTGGCTGCATCCATCAACAAATATCTAAAAGTCAAGAATCAAGTACTCAAAGATGAGTTATAG